Proteins from a genomic interval of Streptomyces sp. SID8374:
- the glyA gene encoding serine hydroxymethyltransferase: MSLLNSSLHELDPDVAAAVDAELHRQQSTLEMIASENFAPVAVMEAQGSVLTNKYAEGYPGRRYYGGCEHVDVVEQIAIDRIKALFGAEAANVQPHSGAQANAAAMFALLKPGDTIMGLNLAHGGHLTHGMKINFSGKLYNVVPYHVDESGLVDMEEVERLAKESQPKLIVAGWSAYPRQLDFAAFRRIADEVGAYLMVDMAHFAGLVAAGLHPNPVPHAHVVTTTTHKTLGGPRGGVILSTQELAKKINSAVFPGQQGGPLEHVIAAKAVSFKIAAGEEFKERQQRTLDGARILAERLVQPDVTEVGVSVLSGGTDVHLVLVDLRNSELDGQQAEDRLHELGITVNRNAVPNDPRPPMVTSGLRIGTPALATRGFGTEDFTEVAEIIASALKPSYDADDLKARVVALAEKFPLYPGLK, encoded by the coding sequence ATGTCGCTTCTGAACTCCTCCCTCCACGAGCTGGACCCGGACGTCGCCGCCGCCGTCGACGCCGAGCTCCACCGTCAGCAGTCCACCCTCGAAATGATCGCCTCGGAGAACTTCGCTCCGGTCGCGGTCATGGAGGCGCAGGGCTCCGTCCTCACCAACAAGTACGCCGAGGGCTACCCCGGCCGCCGCTACTACGGCGGCTGTGAGCACGTCGACGTGGTCGAGCAGATCGCGATCGACCGGATCAAGGCCCTGTTCGGCGCCGAGGCCGCGAACGTCCAGCCGCACTCCGGTGCGCAGGCGAACGCCGCCGCGATGTTCGCGCTGCTGAAGCCGGGCGACACGATCATGGGCCTGAACCTGGCCCACGGCGGTCACCTGACCCACGGCATGAAGATCAACTTCTCCGGCAAGCTCTACAACGTGGTCCCCTACCACGTCGACGAGAGCGGCCTGGTGGACATGGAGGAGGTCGAGCGCCTCGCCAAGGAGTCCCAGCCGAAGCTGATCGTGGCCGGCTGGTCCGCCTACCCGCGCCAGCTGGACTTCGCCGCCTTCCGCCGCATCGCGGACGAGGTCGGCGCGTACCTGATGGTCGACATGGCGCACTTCGCGGGCCTGGTCGCGGCCGGGCTGCACCCCAACCCGGTGCCGCACGCCCACGTCGTCACCACCACCACGCACAAGACCCTCGGCGGTCCGCGCGGTGGCGTGATCCTCTCCACCCAGGAGCTGGCCAAGAAGATCAACTCGGCGGTCTTCCCGGGCCAGCAGGGCGGCCCGCTGGAGCACGTGATCGCGGCCAAGGCGGTCTCGTTCAAGATCGCGGCGGGCGAGGAGTTCAAGGAGCGCCAGCAGCGCACCCTGGACGGCGCCCGCATCCTGGCCGAGCGCCTGGTCCAGCCGGACGTCACCGAGGTGGGCGTTTCCGTCCTCTCCGGCGGCACCGACGTGCACCTGGTCCTGGTCGACCTGCGCAACTCCGAGCTGGACGGCCAGCAGGCCGAGGACCGGCTGCACGAGCTGGGCATCACGGTCAACCGCAACGCCGTCCCGAACGACCCGCGCCCCCCGATGGTCACCTCGGGCCTGCGGATCGGCACCCCGGCCCTGGCCACCCGCGGCTTCGGCACCGAGGACTTCACCGAGGTCGCGGAGATCATCGCCTCCGCCCTCAAGCCGTCCTACGACGCGGACGACCTCAAGGCCCGCGTGGTGGCGCTGGCCGAGAAGTTCCCGCTGTACCCCGGCCTGAAGTAG
- the gcvH gene encoding glycine cleavage system protein GcvH, with product MSNPQQLRYSKEHEWLSAVEDGVATIGITEYAANALGDVVYAQLPEVGDTVTAGETCGELESTKSVSDLYSPVTGEVTAANQDVVDDPSLVNSAPFEGGWLFKVRVTEEPADLLSADEYTAFSGN from the coding sequence ATGAGCAACCCCCAGCAGCTGCGGTACAGCAAGGAGCACGAGTGGCTGTCGGCCGTCGAGGACGGCGTGGCCACGATCGGCATCACGGAGTACGCGGCCAACGCGCTCGGTGACGTCGTCTACGCCCAGCTTCCGGAGGTCGGTGACACGGTGACCGCGGGCGAGACCTGCGGTGAGCTGGAGTCGACCAAGTCCGTCAGCGATCTGTACTCGCCGGTGACCGGTGAGGTGACGGCGGCCAACCAGGACGTCGTGGACGACCCCTCGCTGGTGAACTCCGCTCCCTTCGAGGGCGGCTGGCTGTTCAAGGTGCGCGTCACGGAGGAGCCGGCCGACCTGCTCTCCGCCGACGAGTACACCGCGTTCTCCGGCAACTGA
- the gcvT gene encoding glycine cleavage system aminomethyltransferase GcvT, with amino-acid sequence MSTAPRLTALDALHRSLGATMTDFAGWDMPLRYASERDEHNAVRTRAGLFDLSHMGEITVTGPEAAAFLSYALVGNIATVGNGRARYTMIVQEDGGIVDDLIVYRLGETEYMVVANAGNAQIVLDALTERVAGFDAEVRDDRDAYALLAVQGPESPAIMKAVTDADLDGLKYYAGLPGTVAGVPALIARTGYTGEDGFELFVAPEHAEALWRALTEAGEAHGLIPCGLSCRDTLRLEAGMPLYGHELTTALTPFDAGLGRVVKFEKEGDFVGREALKAAAERAETAPPRKLVGLIAEGRRVPRAGFSVVADGKVIGEVTSGAPSPTLGKPIAMAYVDAAFAAPGTEGVGVDIRGTHEPYEVVALPFYKRQK; translated from the coding sequence ATGAGCACTGCCCCCCGTCTCACCGCCCTCGACGCGTTGCACCGCTCGCTCGGCGCCACCATGACCGACTTCGCGGGCTGGGACATGCCCCTGCGGTACGCGAGTGAGCGCGACGAGCACAACGCCGTACGCACCCGGGCCGGTCTCTTCGACCTGTCGCACATGGGCGAGATCACCGTCACCGGCCCCGAGGCCGCGGCCTTCCTGAGCTACGCGCTGGTGGGCAACATCGCCACCGTCGGCAACGGCCGGGCCCGCTACACGATGATCGTCCAGGAGGACGGCGGGATCGTGGACGACCTGATCGTCTACCGGCTGGGCGAGACCGAATATATGGTCGTCGCCAACGCGGGCAACGCCCAGATCGTGCTGGACGCGCTGACCGAGCGCGTGGCGGGCTTCGACGCCGAGGTGCGCGACGACCGGGACGCGTACGCGCTGCTCGCGGTCCAGGGCCCCGAGTCCCCCGCCATCATGAAGGCCGTCACCGACGCCGACCTGGACGGGCTGAAGTACTACGCGGGCCTGCCGGGCACGGTCGCCGGGGTCCCCGCGCTCATCGCCCGTACCGGCTACACCGGCGAGGACGGCTTCGAACTCTTCGTCGCACCCGAGCACGCCGAGGCCCTGTGGCGGGCGCTGACGGAGGCCGGTGAGGCCCACGGGCTGATCCCCTGCGGCCTCTCCTGCCGGGACACGCTGCGCCTGGAGGCGGGCATGCCGCTGTACGGGCACGAGCTGACGACGGCGCTCACCCCGTTCGACGCGGGCCTCGGCCGGGTCGTGAAGTTCGAGAAGGAGGGCGACTTCGTGGGCCGCGAGGCGCTGAAGGCAGCCGCCGAGCGCGCCGAGACCGCCCCGCCGCGCAAGCTGGTCGGCCTGATCGCCGAGGGCCGCCGGGTCCCGCGCGCGGGCTTCTCCGTGGTCGCCGACGGCAAGGTGATCGGCGAGGTCACCTCGGGCGCACCCTCCCCCACCCTGGGCAAGCCGATCGCCATGGCGTACGTGGACGCGGCCTTCGCCGCCCCGGGCACCGAGGGCGTGGGCGTGGACATCCGGGGCACGCACGAGCCGTACGAGGTCGTCGCGCTGCCGTTCTACAAGCGCCAGAAGTGA
- a CDS encoding AAA family ATPase, translating into MALQRSVPAAGIAHGAMPAQPGAPVQELIAEPAPVVRDLRGRMGHAPYGLDFAPGDIVVVSGLPGGGKSTLIRRAVSGRAIDSQNTRDRWAAALPRLLPYALYRPLVRAAHYLGLWAVLRSGDSVVVHDCGTQTWVRRWLALHAARRGRTLHLLLLDVDPATARRGQRERGRGVSGYAFARHRHAVARLIRDTERGALPVGCASAVLLDREAASALSRISFTDGEAPAACAG; encoded by the coding sequence ATGGCGTTGCAGCGGTCGGTACCGGCCGCGGGGATCGCGCACGGCGCGATGCCCGCACAGCCCGGCGCACCTGTACAGGAGCTGATCGCCGAGCCTGCGCCGGTGGTACGCGACCTGCGCGGGCGCATGGGCCACGCCCCGTACGGCCTCGACTTCGCCCCCGGCGACATCGTGGTCGTCTCCGGGCTCCCCGGCGGGGGCAAGTCCACCCTGATCCGGCGGGCCGTGAGCGGCCGCGCCATCGACTCGCAGAACACCCGCGACCGCTGGGCCGCCGCCCTGCCCCGGTTACTTCCCTACGCCCTCTACCGCCCCCTGGTCCGCGCCGCCCACTACCTCGGGCTCTGGGCCGTCCTGCGCTCCGGCGACTCCGTGGTCGTCCACGACTGCGGTACGCAGACCTGGGTACGCCGCTGGCTCGCCCTGCACGCCGCCCGCCGGGGCCGCACCCTGCACCTGCTCCTCCTCGACGTGGACCCCGCGACCGCCCGCCGGGGGCAGCGCGAGCGCGGCCGGGGCGTCTCCGGGTACGCCTTCGCCCGCCACCGGCACGCGGTGGCCCGGCTGATCCGCGACACCGAACGCGGCGCGCTGCCCGTCGGCTGTGCCTCGGCGGTGCTGCTGGACCGGGAGGCCGCGAGCGCGCTCAGCCGGATCTCCTTCACCGACGGGGAGGCCCCGGCCGCGTGCGCCGGTTAG
- a CDS encoding enhanced serine sensitivity protein SseB, whose product MDIPAPVQAQPQHGWPANELEEVLTASLGVADAGGRLVEVLGRSSVWVPLPNGGSPASADLDLPMMDIDGAAYVPVFSSEGQFLSCVGSHMSFAVAPARDFARGLPPQVGIAVNPGGAVGIPLPPPAVAELCRAGRTALDGPASGGRVKLYEPDWQHDPVDFLTAVSAEFEATGVVSTARRALASIEGGDPVLFVGVEFATWDGAGQSAPMDALGRALGRVEVPWPVNLVLLDVAQDLVGDWMREKVRPFYRREGH is encoded by the coding sequence GTGGACATTCCGGCACCGGTCCAGGCACAACCCCAGCACGGGTGGCCCGCCAACGAGCTCGAAGAGGTGCTGACCGCCTCCCTCGGCGTCGCCGACGCGGGCGGCCGCCTGGTCGAGGTGCTCGGCCGCAGCTCGGTCTGGGTGCCGCTGCCCAACGGCGGCTCGCCCGCCAGCGCCGACCTCGACCTGCCGATGATGGACATCGACGGCGCCGCGTACGTCCCCGTCTTCAGCTCCGAGGGCCAGTTCCTCAGCTGCGTCGGCAGCCACATGTCCTTCGCCGTGGCGCCCGCCCGCGACTTCGCCCGGGGGCTGCCCCCGCAGGTCGGCATCGCGGTGAACCCGGGCGGCGCGGTCGGCATACCGCTGCCGCCGCCCGCCGTCGCCGAGCTCTGCCGGGCCGGGCGCACCGCCCTGGACGGGCCCGCCAGCGGCGGCCGGGTGAAGCTGTACGAGCCGGACTGGCAGCACGACCCGGTCGACTTCCTCACCGCCGTCTCCGCCGAGTTCGAGGCCACCGGCGTTGTCTCCACCGCCCGCCGCGCCCTCGCCAGCATCGAGGGCGGCGACCCCGTCCTCTTCGTCGGCGTCGAGTTCGCCACCTGGGACGGCGCGGGCCAGAGCGCGCCCATGGACGCCCTGGGCCGGGCGCTCGGCCGGGTCGAGGTGCCCTGGCCGGTGAACCTGGTCCTGCTGGACGTGGCCCAGGACCTGGTCGGCGACTGGATGAGGGAGAAAGTACGGCCGTTCTACCGGCGCGAGGGCCACTGA
- a CDS encoding enhanced serine sensitivity protein SseB C-terminal domain-containing protein, with translation MSASGTAAAGQVEHMLRQVSPGRYDAYEALLAALADGRVWMLLWHGTAGSPDAQYGSMEVDGLGYAPCVTSAQELSASGWSRAHELVSGRDIARALFPDRWGIWLNPHAPGGGVGIPWLDLRRISTGLDRLPAGPLRLTEPAVELPQFYAQLTQNAHRTPAVRSLRRAWVHPAVGVPYLAIGLDLYDTGRASVDAVRAMMGQSIGAVPDGLPVSTVAMSDEYDPVAMWLRANTRPFYDREAHAPAGPPPAAAPGYGYPPQQHR, from the coding sequence GTGAGTGCGTCAGGCACTGCGGCGGCCGGTCAGGTCGAGCACATGCTGCGCCAGGTCAGCCCCGGGCGTTACGACGCCTACGAGGCGCTGCTCGCGGCCCTCGCCGACGGCCGGGTCTGGATGCTGCTCTGGCACGGCACGGCCGGCTCACCGGACGCGCAGTACGGCTCCATGGAGGTCGACGGCCTCGGATACGCCCCGTGCGTCACCTCCGCCCAGGAGCTCTCCGCCAGCGGCTGGAGCCGCGCCCACGAGCTGGTCTCCGGCCGGGACATCGCCCGCGCCCTCTTCCCCGACCGCTGGGGCATCTGGCTCAACCCGCACGCCCCCGGCGGCGGCGTCGGCATCCCCTGGCTGGACCTGCGCCGGATCTCCACCGGCCTGGACCGGCTGCCCGCGGGCCCGCTCCGGCTGACCGAGCCCGCCGTGGAGCTCCCGCAGTTCTACGCCCAGCTCACCCAGAACGCCCACCGCACCCCCGCTGTCCGCTCGCTGCGCCGCGCCTGGGTGCACCCCGCCGTCGGCGTCCCGTACCTCGCGATCGGCCTCGACCTGTACGACACCGGGCGGGCCTCCGTCGACGCGGTGCGCGCCATGATGGGGCAGTCGATCGGCGCGGTCCCCGACGGGCTGCCCGTCTCCACCGTCGCCATGTCCGACGAGTACGACCCGGTCGCGATGTGGCTGCGCGCCAACACCCGCCCGTTCTACGACCGCGAGGCGCACGCCCCGGCAGGCCCCCCGCCCGCCGCCGCTCCCGGCTACGGCTACCCGCCCCAGCAGCACCGCTGA
- a CDS encoding ABC transporter substrate-binding protein produces the protein MRIFKSRAVRAITTAVAVGLIATGCSSERDEGGSKGGDKDTFVFAGSGDPGSLDPALASDGETFRVTRQAFEALLEHEPGGSKLVGGLAESWEGDAAGKVWTFNLRQGVKFHDGEAFNAAAVCANYDHWFNWKGTYQSSAVSYYWQTIMGGFAKNEDAEAPKPNYKSCTAKDENTAVIEVNEPSANLPGGFSLQALAIHSPKAIKEYEKQDATAKGDAITYPKYSQEAGTVAGTGPYKIVKWNKGNKEVSLERFDDYWGDKAKVKNLVFRTISTEETRRQALQAGDIDGYDLVAPADVTTLEKQGYEVPTRDVFNIFYVGMSQAANPALKKLEVRQAITHAIDRENLVNTQLPEGGKAATQFMPDTVAGFSDKVKTYPFDTAKAKDLLKQAGEEKLSIDFCYPTEVTRPYMPAPQDMFELMKADLEKAGITVKPKAMKWAPDYLDATEAGSCALHLLGWTGDFNDGYNFIGTWFAGPDKQWGFKDQKVFDAVNAASKVTDTAGRTEAYKKANEAIMEYVPGVPISSSPPAIAFAKNVNPPKVSPLTQENFAEVSFK, from the coding sequence ATGCGCATATTCAAGTCCCGGGCCGTCCGGGCGATCACGACAGCGGTCGCTGTCGGTCTGATCGCCACGGGCTGTTCCAGCGAGCGGGACGAGGGCGGCTCCAAGGGGGGCGACAAGGACACCTTCGTCTTCGCCGGATCCGGTGACCCCGGCTCCCTCGACCCGGCCCTCGCGAGCGACGGCGAGACGTTCCGCGTCACCCGTCAGGCCTTCGAGGCGCTGCTGGAGCACGAGCCCGGCGGCAGCAAGCTGGTCGGCGGCCTCGCCGAGAGTTGGGAAGGCGACGCGGCCGGCAAGGTCTGGACGTTCAACCTGCGCCAGGGTGTGAAGTTCCACGACGGCGAGGCGTTCAACGCCGCCGCGGTCTGCGCGAACTACGACCACTGGTTCAACTGGAAGGGCACGTACCAGTCCAGCGCGGTCTCCTACTACTGGCAGACCATCATGGGCGGGTTCGCGAAGAACGAGGACGCCGAGGCGCCCAAGCCGAACTACAAGTCCTGCACCGCCAAGGACGAGAACACGGCCGTCATCGAGGTGAACGAGCCCTCGGCGAACCTGCCGGGCGGATTCTCCCTCCAGGCGCTCGCGATCCACTCGCCGAAGGCCATCAAGGAGTACGAGAAGCAGGACGCGACCGCCAAGGGCGACGCGATCACGTACCCCAAGTACAGCCAGGAGGCCGGCACGGTCGCCGGCACCGGCCCGTACAAGATCGTGAAGTGGAACAAGGGGAACAAGGAAGTCTCCCTGGAGCGCTTCGACGACTACTGGGGCGACAAGGCCAAGGTGAAGAACCTGGTCTTCCGCACCATCTCCACCGAGGAGACCCGCCGCCAGGCGCTCCAGGCGGGTGACATCGACGGCTACGACCTGGTCGCCCCCGCCGATGTGACGACGCTGGAGAAGCAGGGTTACGAGGTCCCGACCCGTGACGTCTTCAACATCTTCTACGTGGGCATGAGCCAGGCGGCCAACCCCGCGCTGAAGAAGCTCGAGGTCCGTCAGGCGATCACGCACGCCATCGACCGCGAGAACCTCGTCAACACCCAGCTGCCCGAGGGCGGCAAGGCCGCGACCCAGTTCATGCCCGACACGGTCGCCGGCTTCTCGGACAAGGTGAAGACGTACCCGTTCGACACCGCCAAGGCCAAGGACCTCCTCAAGCAGGCCGGCGAGGAGAAGCTGTCCATCGACTTCTGCTACCCGACCGAGGTCACCCGCCCGTACATGCCTGCCCCGCAGGACATGTTCGAGCTGATGAAGGCCGACCTGGAGAAGGCCGGCATCACCGTCAAGCCGAAGGCCATGAAGTGGGCCCCGGACTACCTGGACGCCACCGAGGCCGGCTCCTGCGCCCTGCACCTGCTCGGCTGGACCGGTGACTTCAACGACGGCTACAACTTCATCGGCACCTGGTTCGCCGGGCCCGACAAGCAGTGGGGCTTCAAGGACCAGAAGGTCTTCGACGCCGTGAACGCGGCCTCCAAGGTCACCGACACCGCCGGTCGCACCGAGGCGTACAAGAAGGCCAACGAGGCGATCATGGAGTACGTCCCGGGCGTGCCGATCTCGTCGTCGCCGCCGGCGATCGCGTTCGCCAAGAACGTCAACCCGCCGAAGGTCTCCCCGCTGACGCAGGAGAACTTCGCCGAGGTCTCCTTCAAGTAA
- a CDS encoding ABC transporter permease, whose amino-acid sequence MLRLVVRRLLQLIPTLLGLSVLLFLWLNRLPGGPASAILGERATEAEVARINRALGLDEPVHVQYWRFLKRIFELDLGTSTQTGQPVWDEFALRFPATVELSVAAILIAVVVGIPMGYLAAKHRGGWLDVASVSGSLLGICIPVFFLAMLLRGIFSVQLGWFPSQGRLTTGLNATDITGFSVLDGLLTGEFDASWDAVMHLILPAVALASIPLAVIVRMTRASVLEVLGEDYIRTAESKGLDKRVVRGRHVLRNALLPVITAVGLLTGSLLSGAVLTESVFDFGGIGSFIRTAIDGRDYPVLVGFILFIAMVYVLINLLVDLAYSIIDPRVRVH is encoded by the coding sequence GTGCTGCGACTCGTCGTAAGAAGACTTCTCCAGCTCATTCCCACCCTGCTCGGCCTGTCGGTCCTGCTGTTCCTCTGGCTGAACCGACTGCCCGGCGGACCCGCCTCAGCGATCCTGGGCGAGCGGGCCACCGAAGCCGAAGTGGCGAGAATCAACCGTGCACTCGGGCTGGATGAGCCGGTGCACGTCCAATACTGGCGCTTCCTCAAGCGCATCTTCGAGCTGGACCTCGGAACCTCCACCCAGACCGGGCAGCCGGTGTGGGACGAATTCGCCCTGCGCTTCCCGGCCACCGTGGAGCTCAGCGTCGCCGCGATCCTGATCGCCGTGGTCGTGGGCATCCCGATGGGCTATCTGGCGGCCAAGCACCGCGGCGGCTGGCTGGACGTCGCGTCCGTCTCCGGATCGCTGCTCGGCATCTGCATCCCGGTCTTCTTCCTGGCCATGCTGCTGCGCGGGATCTTCTCCGTCCAGCTGGGCTGGTTCCCGAGCCAGGGCAGGCTCACCACCGGGCTCAACGCCACCGACATCACCGGATTCTCCGTCCTGGACGGGTTGTTGACCGGTGAGTTCGACGCGAGCTGGGACGCGGTCATGCACCTGATCCTGCCCGCCGTCGCACTGGCCTCGATCCCGCTCGCCGTCATCGTCCGGATGACCCGCGCCAGCGTCCTGGAGGTGCTCGGCGAGGACTACATCCGCACCGCCGAGTCCAAGGGCCTGGACAAGCGCGTCGTCCGCGGACGCCATGTGCTGCGCAACGCGCTGCTGCCGGTGATCACCGCGGTCGGCCTGCTGACCGGCAGCCTGCTCTCCGGTGCGGTGCTCACCGAGTCCGTCTTCGACTTCGGCGGCATCGGCTCGTTCATCCGTACCGCGATCGACGGCCGCGACTACCCGGTCCTCGTCGGGTTCATTCTCTTCATCGCGATGGTGTACGTGCTCATCAACCTCCTGGTCGACCTCGCGTACAGCATCATCGACCCGAGAGTGCGGGTGCACTGA
- a CDS encoding ABC transporter permease has protein sequence MTIMTNKADKIDRLAELTQSSESVAGTSLWREAFRRMRSSKMAIIGAAIIAAFILVAIVGPMLAPHGPTAQNWRSEVFPNQGKFVGMRGENWFGLDHLGRDMFSRWLVGARQTLLVGVVSMLIGLIIGAAVGILSGAAATLGGKIGQRIDTVVMRFTDIMLSLPSLLLAVSIAAVLGQSLTTVMIAVGVVQIPIFARLLRGSMLVQGGADYVLAAKAVGIRRKRIVLTQILPNSLSPVIVQATLSLATAIIEAAALSYLGLGNPDPAVPEWGVMLSQAQRFFDNEPMMAAYPAIGIIITALGFTLLGESMREALDPKLRG, from the coding sequence GTGACGATCATGACCAACAAGGCAGACAAGATCGACCGTCTCGCCGAGCTGACCCAGAGCTCCGAGTCCGTCGCGGGCACCAGCCTGTGGCGCGAGGCGTTCCGCCGGATGCGCTCCAGCAAGATGGCGATCATCGGAGCGGCGATCATCGCGGCGTTCATCCTCGTCGCCATCGTCGGGCCGATGCTCGCCCCGCACGGCCCCACCGCGCAGAACTGGCGCAGCGAGGTCTTCCCCAACCAGGGCAAGTTCGTCGGCATGCGCGGCGAGAACTGGTTCGGCCTGGACCACCTGGGCCGCGACATGTTCTCCCGCTGGCTCGTCGGGGCCCGGCAGACCCTCCTCGTCGGTGTGGTCTCCATGCTCATCGGCCTGATCATCGGCGCCGCGGTCGGCATCCTCTCCGGCGCCGCCGCCACCCTCGGCGGGAAGATCGGCCAGCGCATCGACACCGTCGTCATGCGGTTCACCGACATCATGCTGTCGCTGCCGTCCCTGCTGCTGGCCGTCTCCATCGCCGCGGTGCTCGGCCAGTCGCTGACCACCGTGATGATCGCCGTCGGTGTCGTCCAGATCCCCATCTTCGCCCGCCTGCTGCGCGGTTCGATGCTGGTCCAGGGCGGCGCGGACTATGTGCTCGCCGCGAAGGCGGTCGGCATCCGGCGCAAGCGGATCGTGCTGACGCAGATCCTGCCGAACTCGCTGAGCCCGGTGATCGTCCAGGCGACGCTGAGCCTGGCCACCGCGATCATCGAGGCGGCGGCCCTGTCCTACCTGGGGCTCGGCAACCCCGACCCGGCCGTTCCCGAGTGGGGCGTGATGCTCTCGCAGGCACAGCGCTTCTTCGACAACGAGCCGATGATGGCCGCCTATCCGGCCATCGGGATCATCATCACGGCGCTCGGCTTCACCCTGCTCGGCGAGTCCATGCGTGAAGCCCTCGACCCGAAGCTGCGAGGCTGA
- a CDS encoding ABC transporter ATP-binding protein, with amino-acid sequence MPLLSVEELSVTFTARGRKDATAVDGVSFDVDQGQVVGLVGESGCGKSVTSLALMGLLPRKGVRIGGRAEFDGQNLLGISERKLRDMRGSQLAMIFQDPLSSLNPVVPIGIQVTEILQRHRGLKGEKARKEAASLLDRVGIPDPDRRLKEYPHQLSGGMRQRALIAMAVACAPRLLIADEPTTALDVTIQAQILELLKELVDQEGTALLMITHDLGVVAGLCDEVNVLYAGRAVESAGRRELFAHPTHPYAHGLLGSIPRLDAPRGEPLNPIRGSINDKIAWADGCAFAPRCDHYTMECLTGTPELTEPRAAGHQVRCVNPVLPKAEVPA; translated from the coding sequence ATGCCACTGCTCTCAGTTGAAGAACTCAGCGTCACCTTCACCGCGCGCGGCCGCAAGGACGCCACGGCCGTGGACGGCGTCTCCTTCGACGTCGACCAGGGCCAGGTCGTCGGCCTGGTGGGCGAGTCGGGGTGCGGCAAGTCCGTCACCTCGCTCGCCCTGATGGGGCTGCTGCCCCGCAAGGGTGTACGGATCGGCGGACGGGCCGAGTTCGACGGCCAGAACCTGCTGGGCATCAGCGAGCGCAAGCTGCGCGACATGCGCGGCAGTCAGCTGGCGATGATCTTCCAGGACCCGCTCTCCTCGCTGAACCCGGTCGTCCCCATCGGCATCCAGGTCACCGAGATCCTCCAGCGCCACCGCGGCCTCAAGGGCGAGAAGGCCCGCAAGGAAGCGGCGTCGCTCCTGGACCGGGTCGGCATCCCCGACCCGGACCGGCGGCTCAAGGAGTACCCGCACCAGCTCTCCGGCGGTATGCGCCAGCGTGCGCTGATCGCCATGGCGGTGGCCTGCGCGCCCCGCCTGCTGATCGCCGACGAGCCGACCACGGCACTGGACGTCACCATCCAGGCGCAGATCCTGGAGCTGCTCAAGGAGCTGGTCGACCAGGAGGGCACCGCCCTGCTGATGATCACCCACGACCTCGGTGTGGTGGCCGGGCTCTGCGACGAGGTCAACGTCCTCTACGCGGGCCGGGCGGTGGAATCGGCGGGCCGCCGCGAGCTGTTCGCCCACCCCACCCACCCGTACGCGCACGGGCTGCTCGGCTCCATCCCGCGCCTGGACGCCCCGCGCGGCGAGCCGCTCAACCCGATCCGCGGCTCCATCAACGACAAGATCGCCTGGGCCGACGGCTGCGCCTTCGCACCCCGTTGCGACCACTACACGATGGAGTGCCTCACCGGCACCCCCGAACTGACCGAACCACGCGCCGCCGGACACCAGGTGCGCTGCGTCAACCCGGTCCTGCCCAAGGCGGAGGTCCCGGCATGA